One Chthoniobacterales bacterium genomic window carries:
- a CDS encoding putative porin — protein sequence MTRHATSRLLRRGSALFFFPLLGAFAQSTDSPAELISPALAANNATSSSADPNAWSALPRAETAPKSEAPVKPETQPAPAANPPPAPATDAMPTSDAELAASTGGPELLPPGVQASGGGAAPLPNTPSQNVTINLINRLVQKGVLSKEDAADLITQAEADAQQAQAQAAAAQEAVAAATLAAQQATAATPPPPADDGSVRVTYIPSIVKSQISDQVKDEVMAQARAEGWAAPKLIPSWLPNFKPFADIRVRYEGVYFPDGNDATGAFPNFNAINTGAPFNVAGDQFSPQLNVDQDRNRLRLRARFGADLNLGEGFTSGVRVATGQDNSPVSTNQSMGLPYNGQGGNFSKYAIWLDRAFIKYEVGGQPTKNLALTVGRFDNPFFSTSQIVWDDDLGFDGVALQAKYEVVRGFTPFLAGGVFPVYNTDFNFSSNQPQKFKSYDKWLYGIQGGFDWKITKDLQFKMGVAYYYFDNIEGKLSSPYTPQNASDAGDTDASRPSFAQKGNTYMALRNIVPDASNDYGTTNQWQYYGLATPFRNLDLNFKLDYKIFEPYVISVSGEWVQNTAFNAGDIGQKAVNNRGAQDDNLSDSIGDFVGGDTAWIVQMQVGSADLGKRWDWQIFGGYRYVESDSVVDGFNDSDFGGGGTNMKGYTIGGNLALSKNVYLGIRYLSATSIAGPPLKEDIVQFDLNAKF from the coding sequence ATGACCCGTCACGCCACCAGCCGCCTGCTCCGACGAGGAAGCGCGCTCTTCTTTTTTCCCCTGCTTGGGGCCTTCGCGCAATCCACCGACTCGCCGGCGGAACTCATCTCGCCGGCGCTCGCTGCGAACAACGCAACCTCGTCCTCCGCGGATCCGAACGCCTGGTCCGCCCTGCCGCGTGCCGAGACCGCGCCGAAGTCGGAAGCCCCGGTGAAACCCGAGACGCAGCCCGCTCCTGCCGCGAACCCGCCCCCGGCGCCCGCGACGGACGCCATGCCGACGAGCGACGCGGAGCTCGCCGCCTCCACCGGCGGTCCCGAGCTGCTGCCCCCGGGAGTCCAGGCCTCGGGAGGCGGCGCCGCGCCCCTGCCGAACACCCCATCGCAGAACGTCACGATCAATCTCATCAATCGTCTCGTGCAAAAGGGCGTCCTCTCGAAGGAAGACGCCGCCGATCTCATCACGCAGGCCGAGGCGGACGCCCAGCAGGCGCAGGCGCAGGCGGCTGCCGCGCAGGAGGCGGTCGCCGCCGCGACTCTCGCCGCGCAGCAGGCCACGGCCGCCACGCCGCCCCCGCCCGCCGACGACGGCAGCGTGCGCGTGACCTACATCCCCTCCATCGTGAAGTCGCAGATCAGCGACCAGGTGAAGGATGAAGTGATGGCCCAGGCTCGCGCCGAAGGCTGGGCTGCGCCGAAGCTCATCCCGAGCTGGCTGCCAAACTTCAAGCCCTTCGCCGACATTCGCGTGCGTTACGAGGGCGTTTATTTCCCCGATGGCAACGACGCCACCGGCGCGTTCCCAAATTTCAACGCCATCAATACCGGCGCGCCGTTCAACGTCGCCGGCGACCAGTTCTCGCCGCAGCTCAACGTCGACCAGGATCGCAATCGCCTGCGCCTGCGCGCGCGCTTCGGCGCCGATCTGAACCTCGGCGAGGGCTTCACCTCTGGCGTGCGCGTCGCCACCGGCCAGGACAACTCGCCCGTCTCGACGAACCAGAGCATGGGCCTGCCCTACAACGGCCAGGGCGGCAACTTCAGCAAATACGCCATCTGGCTCGACCGCGCGTTCATCAAATACGAAGTTGGCGGCCAGCCGACGAAGAATCTCGCGCTCACCGTGGGTCGCTTCGACAACCCGTTCTTCTCGACATCGCAGATCGTCTGGGATGACGACCTCGGCTTCGACGGCGTGGCGTTGCAGGCGAAATACGAGGTCGTGCGCGGCTTCACGCCGTTCCTCGCGGGCGGCGTTTTCCCGGTCTACAACACCGACTTCAACTTCTCCTCCAACCAGCCGCAGAAGTTCAAGAGCTACGACAAATGGCTCTACGGCATCCAGGGCGGCTTCGACTGGAAGATCACGAAGGACCTCCAGTTCAAGATGGGCGTCGCGTATTACTACTTCGACAACATCGAGGGCAAACTCAGCTCGCCCTACACGCCGCAAAACGCCAGCGATGCCGGCGACACCGATGCGAGCCGCCCGTCCTTCGCGCAGAAAGGCAACACCTACATGGCGCTGCGCAACATCGTGCCCGACGCCAGCAACGACTACGGCACCACGAACCAGTGGCAGTATTACGGCCTCGCCACGCCGTTCCGGAACCTCGATCTCAACTTCAAACTCGATTACAAGATCTTCGAGCCCTACGTGATCTCCGTTTCCGGCGAGTGGGTGCAGAACACGGCGTTCAATGCCGGCGACATTGGCCAGAAAGCGGTGAACAACCGCGGCGCGCAGGACGACAACCTCTCCGACTCGATCGGCGACTTCGTCGGCGGCGACACTGCGTGGATCGTCCAGATGCAGGTGGGATCCGCCGATCTCGGCAAGCGCTGGGACTGGCAGATCTTCGGCGGCTACCGCTACGTCGAGAGCGATTCCGTCGTCGACGGCTTCAACGACTCCGACTTCGGCGGCGGCGGCACGAACATGAAGGGCTACACGATCGGCGGCAACCTCGCCCTCTCGAAGAACGTCTACCTCGGCATCCGCTACCTCAGCGCCACCAGCATCGCCGGTCCGCCGCTCAAGGAAGACATCGTCCAGTTCGACCTCAACGCCAAATTCTAA
- a CDS encoding TonB family protein → PEEKPPDAPPPEAPALGTNLVGEDSGLGLVAGAGNGFGNGIGGKGGNGSKYGYYAGQVQRSVVAALKANKATRSAALTLQVRVWADSTGRVVRASLAGSSGNAATDAAIRDQVLTGLQLPAAPPEGMPMPIVMRITAKRPR, encoded by the coding sequence GCCCGAGGAGAAACCGCCGGACGCCCCGCCCCCGGAGGCGCCCGCGCTCGGCACAAACCTCGTTGGCGAAGACAGCGGCCTTGGCCTCGTGGCCGGCGCCGGCAATGGCTTTGGAAACGGCATCGGCGGCAAGGGCGGCAACGGCAGCAAATACGGCTACTACGCCGGGCAGGTGCAGCGTTCCGTCGTCGCCGCTCTCAAGGCAAACAAGGCCACCCGCAGCGCCGCGCTCACGCTGCAGGTGCGCGTCTGGGCCGATTCCACGGGCCGCGTCGTCAGGGCGTCGCTCGCAGGTTCGTCCGGCAATGCCGCGACCGACGCCGCCATTCGCGACCAGGTTCTCACCGGCCTCCAGCTCCCCGCGGCGCCGCCCGAGGGCATGCCCATGCCCATCGTGATGCGCATCACCGCCAAGCGCCCCCGTTAA
- a CDS encoding peptidylprolyl isomerase has translation MKKPLFLLLTAATFSTAIAADNAPIAQVGDSEITAADLRPYLENLTPAEESAVAKDPAALNQFLRTLIVQRLLLKEALAAKWDQQPDVAAALQKLRDNAIAQSYLASAAKVPADYPSEAQVQAAYDANRDALLVPKQIRLAQIFIAAPKDAAAPAKLATVTAALKAPKADFAKIATENSDEAASAAKGGDIGWLTEAQIQPGIRAAAIALKKGAVSAPIRLDDGWHILRMVDVKEAYTATLPEVKDALVRRLREQKARELSQDYVANLLEKNPVAINEIAVSKLMEKPAN, from the coding sequence ATGAAAAAGCCCCTTTTCCTCCTGCTCACCGCCGCCACGTTCAGCACCGCCATCGCCGCCGACAATGCGCCCATCGCGCAGGTCGGCGACTCCGAGATCACCGCCGCCGACCTGCGTCCCTATCTCGAGAACCTGACTCCTGCCGAGGAATCCGCCGTCGCGAAGGACCCCGCCGCGCTCAACCAGTTCCTGCGCACCCTCATCGTCCAGAGGCTCCTGTTGAAAGAGGCCCTCGCCGCGAAGTGGGATCAGCAGCCCGACGTCGCCGCCGCGCTCCAGAAGCTTCGCGACAACGCCATCGCGCAGAGCTACCTCGCCTCCGCGGCCAAGGTGCCCGCCGACTATCCCAGCGAAGCGCAGGTCCAGGCCGCCTACGACGCGAACAGGGACGCCCTGCTCGTGCCGAAGCAGATCCGCCTCGCGCAGATATTCATTGCCGCGCCGAAAGACGCCGCGGCTCCCGCAAAGCTCGCCACGGTGACTGCCGCCCTGAAAGCACCGAAGGCCGACTTCGCGAAAATTGCTACCGAGAACAGTGACGAAGCCGCCAGCGCCGCCAAGGGAGGCGACATCGGCTGGCTTACCGAGGCGCAGATCCAGCCCGGGATCCGCGCTGCTGCGATCGCGCTCAAGAAGGGCGCCGTCTCGGCGCCGATCCGTCTCGACGACGGCTGGCACATTCTCCGCATGGTCGACGTGAAGGAGGCCTACACCGCCACCCTGCCCGAGGTGAAGGACGCGCTCGTTCGCCGTCTTCGCGAGCAGAAGGCCCGGGAGCTCAGCCAGGATTACGTCGCCAACCTGCTCGAAAAGAACCCGGTCGCGATCAACGAAATCGCCGTCTCGAAGCTCATGGAAAAGCCAGCCAACTAG